A stretch of the Vanacampus margaritifer isolate UIUO_Vmar chromosome 6, RoL_Vmar_1.0, whole genome shotgun sequence genome encodes the following:
- the LOC144053833 gene encoding uncharacterized protein LOC144053833: protein MTWRLSLRDCRTTSLCGKRSTGPRTLALYRRDGRAPEATLKGPACDQREGECPCIHPSSASQRPSRFTMGNKIIRKRESADSQQEPAEDQKTKEMGGPGVMPIQEAVPAEELNVVLGQEVTQTSCLPNEECVSAPEPMPEACVEVDFATAPVEEKDPSSAPSLDQSTPFSSPQPSITPILEAEVGDVPAADGSPDGAEAAVSSASDPDAALKAGDAGNLEAVTDGNSEQEESPSKRLTELSLTGNDPDLIEDTPLDMGASAELIRGSDDP, encoded by the exons ATGACTTGGCGCCTTAGTCTGCGAGACTGTCGTACAACATCACTTTGTGGAAAGAG GTCCACGGGACCGCGCACGCTAGCCCTTTACAGAAGAGACGGGCGCGCTCCCGAGGCAACACTTAAAGGACCCGCGTGCGACCAGAGAGAAGGCGAGTGTCCGTGCATTCATCCATCGTCGGCTAGCCAGCGTCCATCAAG GTTCACCATGGGAAACAAGATCATCAGGAAGCGTGAGTCTGCTGACTCACAGCAGGAACCAGCCGAGGATCAAAAGACGAAGGAGATGGGAGGTCCTGGTGTGATGCCCATTCAGGAGGCTGTGCCAGCAGAGGAATTGAACGTGGTATTAGGGCAAGAAGTGACTCAGACGTCATGTCTGCCCAATGAAGAATGTGTGTCCGCTCCTGAACCAATGCCAGAGGCTTGTGTTGAGGTAGATTTTGCGACAGCCCCGGTTGAAGAGAAGGATCCATCTTCAGCTCCTTCGCTTGACCAGAGCACACCCTTCTCCTCCCCACAACCCTCAATCACACCCATCCTGGAGGCAGAGGTTGGAGACGTTCCGGCAGCTGATGGATCTCCAGATGGTGCCGAGGCTGCAGTGAGCTCCGCCTCGGATCCAGATGCCGCGTTGAAGGCAGGGGATGCTGGGAATTTGGAGGCAGTTACTGATGGGAATTCAGAGCAGGAGGAAAGCCCAAGTAAACGCCTGACGGAGTTGTCACTGACTGGAAATGATCCAGACCTCATTGAAGACACCCCTTTAGACATGGGTGCGTCCGCTGAATTGATCCGTGGATCAGATGATCCTTAG